In the Gammaproteobacteria bacterium genome, TGGAGCGCGCCGCCAAGGGCGAGATCGACGCGCTCCTCCGACCGTTCTCCGACCTCGCCGCCGATCCCGTCGGCCTCGTGCGTGACGGACTCGGTTGGCGGTCCGACTTCACGGGCGCAGCCCGAGGGACGGTCGATGCCGTCCGCGCGATGGGGACCGGGCGCTCGTTCACGCGACACTGGCGCACCGCCCGCAACGCGGCCGACCGGGTGTCGGATGCCGACATTCTCGCTCTGTTCAGCAACCTTCCGCCGCAAGCCGCGACGCGGGCGCTGGAGAACCACCGCAGCGCCCGCGAGTCCGCCGACCGGCAGCGCGTGCTCGACTACGCGGCCCTCGACGCGGCGGCGGCGCTCGCCGGGACCATCGAGAGCGCGCAAGGCTCGTTCGGCGACCTCACCGCGAATGGGAACTTGTCCAACACGGCCCTCCAGCAGGCCGGGGTGGCGGCCTCGCTGAGCCAAGGGAGGATCAACGCGGCGCTCGGCCAAGTGCTCGCCCACGAAGCCGCTCGCGAGGCGAGCCGGGCGAGGCAGGCCGAACTCGCCCACCTAGAATGGCTCGGGCGCTGGCACGACGGTCGGGCGCGGGCGAACGCGCTCGCCGGGACGATGCGGAACGCGGCTTCGCTGAACCGGGCCGCGCTCCGAGACGGGCTCCTGTTCCGCGTCCCCTCGTTCTACCGGTAGGGCGCGACGGCCATGCAACTGCCCCCGCAGTCCATCGACCCCAACGTCCCGGCGCAGATCCCCGCCGACCAGCTTCAGGACTTCAAGAGCTTCCTCGACGTGGTGCTCGACACCGTCGTAGGCGGAGCCGCGCCCGACGTTCACACGCTCGGGCTTCAACTGTGGGGCGGGCTCGCCGCCGTGATGGTCGCCTGGACCGGGCTCAAGATCGCGTTCAGCGGCACGTTCCAGCCCTGGGAGATCGTCAAGCTCGTGATCGGGATCGCGATCCCCCGCACGCTGCTCCACTACTACGTCGTCCCGATCCCCGGCGTCGGGCTCACGTTCCCGGCCATGGTCGCCGGAGGCGGGATCTGGCTCCAGAACCTGTTCCTGTCCGACGTGGTGTCGGCCGGCTACACCGAGATGACCGCGCTCGTGCAGGCGTACTCCGCGCACCTGGGCGCGGCGTGGTCCACGGGCAACCTGCTCTCGGTCGTGACGGCGGGCGCGACCGTGATCTTCTCCTCGCTGGTCACGCTCGTGATGGGCGCTTCGCTCGTGGTTTGCCTGCTGGCGCTGTTCTGCGTGACCTACGCGCAGGTGATCTGGGCGCAGGTCGCCATCGCCATCGCGATCCTGCTCGGTCCGGTGTTCATCGCGTTCCTGCTCTTCGAGCCGCTCTCGTTCCTGTTCTGGGGATGGTTCCGGACCATGATGGTCTACACGCTCTACGGCGTCGTGGCCGGTGCGGTGCTCAGGGTCTTCATGGGCGTCGGCATGGGCTACATCACGACCTACGCCGATGCCCTGATGGGCACCGGCACGGCGGACCCGTTCGAGCTCTGGCTCTGGGCCGTCGTCCTCATGCCGCTCGTCGTCTCCGGCCTCATGGCCGGGCTCAAGGTCGGCGAACTCGCCTCGATGCTCGTCTCCGGTTCCGGCTCCGCCGGGTCCGGGTTCGTCGCGCTCGTCATGCAGGGAGCCGGCAAGGCCGCCGCCCCCGTCAAGCCCGTCTGAGATCCTTGGAGATGCCAGGAATGAGAAGAGCGCGAATGAACGGAGATGGAGACGCGGGCCGCGAGTACGCCGAGATCTGGGGCGAGGCCGTGCAGGCGAACCGGAAGCTCCGGACGATCCTGATCTTCCTCTCGGCAAGCATCGTGCTTGGCGTTTTCGTGCTGCTTCGGATCGCGGGCGCCGAGCCGCCCAAGCCGATCGTCGTCCGGGTGGACGAGGTGGGCCGCGCCGAGGCGCTGGCCTACGAGGCCGCGACCGCGCAGGCCGATCCGCTCGATCCGACAACAAAATACTTCCTGAACCGGTTCGTCCACGACTTCCACTCGCGCCGCCGCGCGACCGTCGAGGAGCACTGGACCCGCAGCCTCCGGTTCCTGTCGACGGACCTGGCGAACGCGGCGTTCCAGAGGGACGGCGCGGAGGTCGCGAGCGTGGCGGCGGGGACCGCCGACACCGAGACCGAGGTCGAGCAGGTCGTGCTCCGCATCCACCCCGCGCCCGAGCCGCCGCACGGCGCGACGGCGGACTTCGACCTCGTGCACCTGAGGGGCGAACAGGAGCTGCGCCGCGAGCGCTGGTCGCTCACGCTCCGGTTCGAGTTCCTCGACTCGATCCCGAACGAACTCGTCGTTCACAACCCGATGGGGCTCCTAGTCACCTACATGCGGGCCGACCGGGCGCTCGTGACGGGAGACGGGCGATGATCGCGCACCTGAAGGGACGCGAGAAGGCGCTGGAGGCGTTCGGGTGGACGGGCAGGAAGGCCGAGTGGATCGCGCTGGTCTGCCTGCACAGCGGCGTGTTCACCCGCGCGCAGTGGGCGCGGTTCATGGACGCGCATCCGGAACAGGTCCGGCGCGGCGTCCACGGGCTGATCGCCGAGCGCGTCGCGAGCGAGGAGACGGAGCCCGGCGTCGCCGGCATGGGCCGGGTTGGCCGGATCTTCGCCCGTCCCGTGTACCGGGCGCTCGGAGCCGAGCACATCCGCCACCGCCGCGGCGCTTCGACCGAAGTGCTTCTGCGCCGCCTGCTCTCGCTCGACTACGTGATCGAGCACACCGACCTGCCCTGGCTCCCCACGGAACAGGAGAAGGTGTCCGCGTTCGAGGCGCTCGGCCTCGAGCGCTCGCTCCTGCCCGTGCGCGTGTACCGGGGAGCCGCCCGTACCACCCGGCGCTACTTCCCCGTGAAGCTGCCGGTCGCGCTCGACTCCGCACGCGCCCTGTTCGTCTACGCAGACCCCGGCCACGACACCTCGACAGCGCTCCGCTCGTGGGGCAGCGCGCACCGCGGGCTCTGGCGCGCGCTCCGAGGACTTGGCCGCTCGGTCGAGGTCGTGGCCGTGGCGCGCACTGCACGGGAGCTCGAACGGGCGCGGCGGGTGACGCGTGGATGGTCCGAGCCCGGTGGTCCCGGCGAGTCCGAAATTGGTGCGGCCGAGGAACTCGCCCGGATCGAGCGGGCGATCCTCAAGGGCGCGGTCCACATCCTTGAGGAGTTCGGCGGCCTCCAGGCCGCCCTGAAGCGCAGCGTCGCGCTGGAGGAGCAGGCGCGGCGCCGGGGCGGGCGCGGATCGATCGACCGCGGGGCCGCATGGCGCACCGAGCGCCTCGCAAGGGTCCGCTACCGGTGACCGGAGCGCGTCCTATGCCGAACCGCGGCGTGAAAACGACGCGGGGGGTCGTTTCACGAATCCGGCCCCCGGCGATTCACATGCGGCCTTCCGTCCATCCGCTTGCGCGGTGGCGTCTTGCGGCACCGCGGCCCGCCGGCCCGACGCCGGACGGGCCACGGGGGCCGTGGCTGGAGCGACCCGCCTCGCCGAGGGCTCGGTGCGGCGTAGGGCCGAGTGTGTTTTCACAACTCGCCCCCCCGCCTCGACGGGTCGCTCCAGTGCCAGAGATCCCTCCGGGAAGGGTGTCCGGCCGATGAAGCCGTGGACCCTGGTCCTCATCGGGGCGGCGCTGACGGTGGCAGCCGTGCGCGCGCTCCTCGCGCCGTTTCCGCCCATCGGCGGCAACCCGTTTCTGGACCTGATCGCCCACAACGATCCGGGCATCCATGCGGCGATCCGCGCGTGGTATTACGTCGCGCCCGCCGCGGCCGTTGTCCTGGCCGGCAGCGTGATGCGCTCGGTCTCGCGGGTCTGGCTGGAGCCGCTCGCCATGCGCCGGAACCGGGGCAGGCTGCCCGCCTGGCCCAACTCGCCCAGGGACGACGCGCCGTCACTCGTCGTCGGCGAACTGCACCACCCCACCGTTGCCCGGGAGAGCGACAACCCCTCCTGGCTCGTCGTCCCCGAGAAGGGGCTCTACACGGGCGTCCTCGTCGTCGGGGCCGTCGGCACCGGCAAGACCACGGCCTGCATGTACCCGTTCGCGCGGGAGCTGCTCCACTGGCGGGCGGACGACCCCAAGCGCAGGGCGGGCGCGCTCGTGCTCGAAGTCAAGGGAGACTTTTGTCACCAGGTCCGGAGCATCCTGAGCGAGGCCGGGCGGGAGGACGACTACCTCGAAATCGGGCTCGGGGGGGCTTGGCAGTGGAACCCGCTCGACGATCCGCTGCTCGACTCCTACTCGATGGCGTACAGCGTCGCATCGCTCATCAACCAGCTCTTCGGCAAGTCACGAGAACCGTTCTGGCAGCAGGCGTACACGAACCTCGTTCGCTGGATCGTTGAACTCCACCGGCTCCTGCCCGGCGGCTGGGTCACGCTTCGCGACATCTACCGCTGCACGGTCGACGCGAAGCTCTTCTCGAACAAGATCGGGGAGGCGAAGGCGGAGGCCCTTCGGCGGTGCCCCATGCGGGTTGTCACCGCCGCGAAGGTTCTCACCAAGCACAAGAAGACGCTCGGTGCTTGGGATTGGGACATGGCGGCCGGCAGCGACACGGTGGCGTGTTCCCTCGATCCGGAACGCGCGGCGCTTCTCGCGGAGCTGAAGGTCGAGTACGCCACGGAGCCGGTGGGAAGCGGGGTGGGACGCGAGTACGCCGAGCAGGTGGAAGCCGTCGAGCGGTGGTATCGCAATGACTGGATGAAGCTCGACGCCAAGCTCCGCACCTCGATCGTCGAAGGCATCTCTGTGTTCCTCTCGCTCTTCGACCAGCCGGACGTGGCGGCCGTGTTTTGTCCGCCGCCGCCTGACGATCCCCCGGCCGCACGGACGGACGGCGGGGACGACGAGGAGGTCCCGGACGTGCAGCCCATGCCGGGGCTCCGGCGCAGGCTGCCGCCGCTCGCCGAGTTGATCGAGGGCGGCAAGGTGCTGGCGCTCAACATGCCCGCCGGCGCGAACCCGGCGCTGGCCCGAGCCATCGGCGTGTTCCTCAAGAACGCCTGGATGCAGGCGCTGCTCCGGCGTCCGGCCGCAGCCGCGCTCCGGCCCGACCGCTACATGCGGCCCGCCGTGTTCATCTGCGATGAGTACCAGGCTTTCGCCACCGTCGGACAGGACGACCCGTCGGGCGACGAGAAGGCGTTTGCCCTAACGCGCCAATGCCGGTGCATCCCCATCGTCGCCACGCAGTCGATCTCGTCGCTCCGCTCCGTGCTCCCCTCGGGCGAGGCGTGGCGCACGCTCGTCCAGACGCTCCGCACCCGGATCTTCCTGTCGCTGTCCGACGACGCCTCGGCCAAGATCGCGTCCGACATGTGCGGCGATGTCAAGAAGACGCAGGCGTCCTACACGTTCACCGAGACCTCGAACAAGCCCGAGTTCTCGCTCCTGTCTGGACGGGCCGGGGGCGGCGACGGCCAGCTCGGCGCGAGCAAGTCGTTCCGGCAACAGAGGGAGCCGGTGTTCACCCCCCGCCAGTTCGGCCTGCTCGCCAACTACCAGGCGATCTGTCTCCCGTACGACGGGGTGAAGTCCCTCCCGGCCCGGCGCGTCTACCTCAAGCCCCACTACCTGCCCAGGACCCAGGGCTACTGGCGGCAGCGCGAGGAGGGGCGGATATGAAGCGCGCCAGCGGCGTGGACCATCTCGCCCCGTTCCTGCCGGGTTTGGAATCCCTGCTTGGGGACCCGGAGGTCTCCGAGATCATGATCAACGGACCCGGCAACGTCTGGGTCGAGCGGGCCGGTAGGCTGGAGCCCCACGAGGCGCCCGGACTCACCGCCGCGTGGCTCCACCGCGCGGCCATCCACATCGCCCGGCCGCTCGGACTCGATCCCGCGGCCCGGCCCATCCTGGACGCTCGGCTGGAGGACGGATCGCGGGTCGCGATCTGCACGCCGCCCGCCGCGCCCGAGGTCGCGATCACCATCCGCCGGTTCGGGGGCCGGGCGTTCACGGCCGAGGATCTCGTCCGCATGGGCTCGCTGCCGGAGCAAGCCCTCGAAGCCGCCCGCCGGACCCTGCTCGCCCGCCGCAACGTGCTCGTCTCGGGCGGCACGGGGTCCGGGAAGACGACGCTCCTGAACGCGCTGATCGAACTGCTGCCCGAAGACGAGCGGATCGTCGCCATCGAGGACACCCTCGAACTCCGGATCGACCGCGCCAACTGCCTCCGGTTGGAGGCGGGAGCCACGCTTTCGGAGACGCCGGTCGAGATCCGCGATTTGGTGCGCCACGCACTCCGCCACCGGCCCGACCGCATCGTCGTCGGCGAGGTCCGGGGCGGCGAGGCCGCCGACCTGCTCCAGGCCCTCAACACCGGCCACGGCGGATCGCTCACCACCATCCACGCCAACAACGCCCGCTCCGCGCTCTCGCGTCTCGCGAGCTGCGCGATGCAGGCGGGAGATGCGCTGCCCTGGGAGGTCACCTGCCGGGGCGTCGTGGACGGAATCGCGCTCGTGCTGCACGTGACCCGCCGAGACGGACGCCGATTCGTCGAAGAGGCGCTCGAAGTGCGCGGCTACGACGCGGCCACCGGCCGCTGGATCACGGAACCGACATGGACCACCCAACCACCGAAGGAGGTGAACGCATGAGAGGCATCGACCGGACCATCCGAGTCAAGACGTTCGAGGACTTCGACCGCGAACTCGCCCGCGACAGCGGCGACACGCTCGAAGTCGACGCCTTCCTGGCCGAGCAGTACGGCCTCTTCCCCGAGGACGTAGGCGACGAGGACGAGATCGCCGCCGCCTGGGACGACCCGCACGGCGCCGCCGGCGAGGAGGTGGACGCATGAACCACGACGAATACCACCGCAAGTTCGCCGACGCGATCATCGAGCAGATCAGGCAGGGCACCGCGCCGTGGCAGAAGCCGTGGGCGCCGGGCGAGCGCGTGATGCCCATGAACGTGGACACCGACCGCTCCTACCGGGGCGGGAACAGCCTGCACCTCGCCTCCGTCCAGCAGGAGATGGGCTACGGCGACGTGCGCTGGGGCACCTACCGCCAGATCCAGACCCGCGGCGGGCAGGTCAGGAAGGGCGAGCGCGGCACCCGCATCCTCTCCTTCCAGGACAAGAAGCGGATCGCCGTGACCGACGAGCAGGGTCGGCCCAGGAGGGACGCCGAGGGCAAGAAGGTCTACCGCTACGAGAAGCTCAAGGCGCCGTTCGTGCGCCAGTACACGGTGTTCAACGCCGAGCAGGCCGACGGGCTGCCCGAGCGCTCGAACCCGACGCCCGAGCCGCTCTGGAAGGTGCACCAGGAGGCCGAGCGGGTCATGGAGGATGTCGGCGTCCCGGTCCGCCACGTCCAGGGCGACCGCGCCTACTACCACATGAAGCGCGACGAGATCGTGCTGCCCGAGCGCGGGCAGTTCCCGTCGGCGAACCACTACTACCAGACCGCGCTCCACGAGCTGGGCCACAGCACCGGCCACGAGAGCCGGATGAAGCGCGACACCCTCATCGAGGGGATCAACAACGGGTTCGGCTCGCCGGAGTACGCCCGCGAGGAGCTGCGGGCCGAGATCAGCGCGATGATGACCGGCGAGCGCGTGGGCGTCGGCCACGACCCGGCGCGGGGCGCGGCCTACGTCGAGGGCTGGATCCAGGCGCTTGAGGAGGACCCGCGCGAGATCCGGCGCGCGGCCGCGGACGCGCAGAAGATCTCCGACTTCGTGCTCGGCCGGCACCGCGAGCGCGTGGCGGCGCGCGATCCCGTCGCCGTGGCGGCCGTCCGCACGCCCGCGCAGGGGCCGCAGAGGATCGTCGTTCACGTGCCGCAGATCCCCACCCCGGCGCGCGGCGCCGGGCCGAGCCGCTGACCGACCGATGAGAGGGAGGGAGATGTTCGGCCGCACGGCCGAACCGGACCCGCGCCCGGCCGCGCCACCCAGCCGCAATCGATCTCCGATGCGGAAAGGCCACCGCCGAGAATACGCCGCGGACCGCAAGCGCGGGTCCATCCCCTTCCCCGAACGCTGCGCCGGGGCCCTGACCGACATCGGCGTCCACGGCGCGGTCTCCTACCGCGACCTCGCGGAGATCCGCTTCAGCGGGCATCCCTACGCCACTCGCCGGGCCGTCGACGCGTGGATCCGGGACGGGCTCGTCACCGAGGGCACGGCCCCAGGGCCGAACGGCAATCCGTTCAAGATCGTCACCCTCACGCCCGCCGGCTTGGCCGAAGCTCGCGAACTCGCCGCCAAGCGGGGGATGGACCGGGAGCAGCGGATCGACATCCCCCGAATCCGCGACGCCCAAGCCAGCCACGACACCGCCGTCTACCGCGCATGCGCCGAGGAACGGGAGCGCCTCCGCCGACGCGGGGCCAAGGTGCGCCGCGTCCGACTCGACGCCGAACTCAAGAGCGCCGTCGCGCGAGCGAGCGAGTCGGAGCGGAGGAGGAACGGCGACCGCGCGGCCGACCGCGAGCGGCGACGTGAGGCCGGGGAACTCGGGCTTCCCCTCGACGGGGCGGACCGGGTGCTCTATCCCGACGCGCAGATCGAGTACGAGGACGCCGAGGGGAGAACCGGGCGCGTCAACATCGAGGTCGCATCCGGGGACTACCGCGAACCGGCGCTGCGCGCCAAGGCGGCCGCCGGGTTCGCCATGCACGCCAACGGACCGGCCGCCGCGGGCATGCTCC is a window encoding:
- a CDS encoding type IV secretion system protein; its protein translation is MQLPPQSIDPNVPAQIPADQLQDFKSFLDVVLDTVVGGAAPDVHTLGLQLWGGLAAVMVAWTGLKIAFSGTFQPWEIVKLVIGIAIPRTLLHYYVVPIPGVGLTFPAMVAGGGIWLQNLFLSDVVSAGYTEMTALVQAYSAHLGAAWSTGNLLSVVTAGATVIFSSLVTLVMGASLVVCLLALFCVTYAQVIWAQVAIAIAILLGPVFIAFLLFEPLSFLFWGWFRTMMVYTLYGVVAGAVLRVFMGVGMGYITTYADALMGTGTADPFELWLWAVVLMPLVVSGLMAGLKVGELASMLVSGSGSAGSGFVALVMQGAGKAAAPVKPV
- a CDS encoding VirB8/TrbF family protein, yielding MRRARMNGDGDAGREYAEIWGEAVQANRKLRTILIFLSASIVLGVFVLLRIAGAEPPKPIVVRVDEVGRAEALAYEAATAQADPLDPTTKYFLNRFVHDFHSRRRATVEEHWTRSLRFLSTDLANAAFQRDGAEVASVAAGTADTETEVEQVVLRIHPAPEPPHGATADFDLVHLRGEQELRRERWSLTLRFEFLDSIPNELVVHNPMGLLVTYMRADRALVTGDGR
- a CDS encoding type IV secretion system DNA-binding domain-containing protein encodes the protein MKPWTLVLIGAALTVAAVRALLAPFPPIGGNPFLDLIAHNDPGIHAAIRAWYYVAPAAAVVLAGSVMRSVSRVWLEPLAMRRNRGRLPAWPNSPRDDAPSLVVGELHHPTVARESDNPSWLVVPEKGLYTGVLVVGAVGTGKTTACMYPFARELLHWRADDPKRRAGALVLEVKGDFCHQVRSILSEAGREDDYLEIGLGGAWQWNPLDDPLLDSYSMAYSVASLINQLFGKSREPFWQQAYTNLVRWIVELHRLLPGGWVTLRDIYRCTVDAKLFSNKIGEAKAEALRRCPMRVVTAAKVLTKHKKTLGAWDWDMAAGSDTVACSLDPERAALLAELKVEYATEPVGSGVGREYAEQVEAVERWYRNDWMKLDAKLRTSIVEGISVFLSLFDQPDVAAVFCPPPPDDPPAARTDGGDDEEVPDVQPMPGLRRRLPPLAELIEGGKVLALNMPAGANPALARAIGVFLKNAWMQALLRRPAAAALRPDRYMRPAVFICDEYQAFATVGQDDPSGDEKAFALTRQCRCIPIVATQSISSLRSVLPSGEAWRTLVQTLRTRIFLSLSDDASAKIASDMCGDVKKTQASYTFTETSNKPEFSLLSGRAGGGDGQLGASKSFRQQREPVFTPRQFGLLANYQAICLPYDGVKSLPARRVYLKPHYLPRTQGYWRQREEGRI
- a CDS encoding ATPase, T2SS/T4P/T4SS family, which gives rise to MKRASGVDHLAPFLPGLESLLGDPEVSEIMINGPGNVWVERAGRLEPHEAPGLTAAWLHRAAIHIARPLGLDPAARPILDARLEDGSRVAICTPPAAPEVAITIRRFGGRAFTAEDLVRMGSLPEQALEAARRTLLARRNVLVSGGTGSGKTTLLNALIELLPEDERIVAIEDTLELRIDRANCLRLEAGATLSETPVEIRDLVRHALRHRPDRIVVGEVRGGEAADLLQALNTGHGGSLTTIHANNARSALSRLASCAMQAGDALPWEVTCRGVVDGIALVLHVTRRDGRRFVEEALEVRGYDAATGRWITEPTWTTQPPKEVNA
- a CDS encoding zincin-like metallopeptidase domain-containing protein; this translates as MNHDEYHRKFADAIIEQIRQGTAPWQKPWAPGERVMPMNVDTDRSYRGGNSLHLASVQQEMGYGDVRWGTYRQIQTRGGQVRKGERGTRILSFQDKKRIAVTDEQGRPRRDAEGKKVYRYEKLKAPFVRQYTVFNAEQADGLPERSNPTPEPLWKVHQEAERVMEDVGVPVRHVQGDRAYYHMKRDEIVLPERGQFPSANHYYQTALHELGHSTGHESRMKRDTLIEGINNGFGSPEYAREELRAEISAMMTGERVGVGHDPARGAAYVEGWIQALEEDPREIRRAAADAQKISDFVLGRHRERVAARDPVAVAAVRTPAQGPQRIVVHVPQIPTPARGAGPSR